The following coding sequences lie in one Oncorhynchus kisutch isolate 150728-3 linkage group LG17, Okis_V2, whole genome shotgun sequence genomic window:
- the LOC109907972 gene encoding protein FAM110A, which translates to MPVETLRPSDGCLVGVPFTSAMPFRILNKGPDYFRRPAEPGARKLSAVERLEADKAKYVKSQQVVLTRQEPVKPPIIRKPLLSPGMMLQCRINAPPARKVPRRPADSENTGGVGWRRGPPLNLDILNNLINVCDGPLHCSPSPVPSSPSASSPSSGGNSMGNRLLADQERSNRVLNDFKHVNNCNTSSTSSSSTSPFNNNSQASPAEPSRLPPPVPARGIRVGVPVPYSTPTSVTVRRVDVRPQAEVRKPLRTHLRPPIKPRQTAQPQVAQPQAPPPPPPQLPQTQPLSLTPMQALPSSPPYLPPSPMVFGAGMMPPASPAFTRMSSASSRGSRPGSARKHPSLHRSKSDLSDRYSRATADLERFFNYCGLHPEEVECMGGVERFARASSDIVSVSKMRSVSTPSSECEQAREQGEDEDEGPARPGERVPYGISVIERNARVIKWLYGIRQARDSNAVSNV; encoded by the coding sequence ATGCCTGTAGAGACTCTCCGGCCCTCGGACGGGTGCCTGGTGGGGGTCCCCTTCACCTCAGCCATGCCTTTCCGCATCCTCAACAAGGGACCCGACTATTTCCGGCGGCCCGCGGAGCCTGGAGCCCGTAAGCTGAGCGCGGTGGAGCGTCTGGAGGCGGACAAGGCCAAGTATGTGAAGAGCCAGCAGGTGGTGCTCACCAGGCAGGAGCCTGTCAAACCACCCATCATCCGCAAGCCTCTGCTGTCCCCGGGCATGATGCTGCAGTGTCGGATCAATGCCCCCCCGGCCCGCAAGGTCCCGCGGCGGCCGGCTGACTCAGAGAACACAGGAGGGGTAGGGTGGCGGAGGGGACCCCCTCTTAACCTGGATATCCTCAACAACCTCATCAATGTGTGTGATGGACCCCTGCACTGCTCCCCGTCTCCCGTCCCTTCCTCGCCCTccgcctcctctccttcatcaggAGGGAACAGCATGGGGAATAGACTCTTAGCTGACCAGGAGAGGAGCAACCGAGTCCTGAACGACTTTAAACATGTTAATAACTGCAAcacctcctccacatcctcctcttccacctctccctTTAACAACAACAGCCAGGCCTCCCCTGCCGAGCCCAGCCGCCTGCCACCTCCTGTCCCAGCACGTGGGATCAGGGTGGGGGTGCCAGTGCCCTACAGCACTCCAACCTCAGTGACGGTGCGCAGGGTGGATGTTAGGCCCCAGGCTGAGGTGAGGAAGCCCCTGAGGACCCACCTCCGGCCTCCGATCAAGCCCAGACAGACTGCCCAGCCCCAGGTAGCCCAGCCACAggccccaccaccacctcctccacagcTGCCCCAGACTCAACCTCTGTCCCTCACCCCCATGCAGgctctcccctcttccccaccCTACCTGCCTCCCAGCCCCATGGTGTTCGGGGCCGGTATGATGCCCCCAGCCTCTCCTGCTTTCACCCGCATGTCCTCAGCCAGTTCCAGGGGGTCTAGGCCCGGCTCGGCTCGTAAACACCCCTCCCTACACCGCTCCAAGTCTGACCTGAGCGACCGGTACTCACGAGCCACAGCCGACCTGGAGCGCTTCTTCAACTACTGTGGGCTGCACCCAGAGGAGGTAGAGTGCATGGGGGGAGTGGAGCGCTTCGCCAGGGCCAGCTCAGACATTGTGTCTGTGTCCAAGATGCGCAGCGTCAGCACCCCCAGCTCTGAGTGTGAGCAGGCCCGGGAACAGGGGGAGGACGAGGATGAGGGTCCTGCCCGACCTGGGGAGCGTGTCCCCTACGGAATCTCAGTCATCGAGAGGAATGCTCGCGTCATCAAGTGGCTATACGGGATCCGCCAGGCGCGGGACTCCAACGCTGTGTCCAATGTTTAG